From Salvia splendens isolate huo1 chromosome 3, SspV2, whole genome shotgun sequence, a single genomic window includes:
- the LOC121797125 gene encoding uncharacterized protein Os08g0359500-like, which produces MSRHPEVKWAEREDKIYLTVLLADAKDPKVNVDPDGTFTFSAAAGTDSNLYELKLELLDKINAEECKINIGVRSIVCVLEKAEKKWWTKLLRGNEKTPHYVKVDWDKWVDEDDDAGAPSDLDLGGMDFSKFGDMGGMGGMGGMGGMGGMGGMDMSALAGMGGMGGMGGMDMSALAGMGGMGGMGGIGDDAMGNDFEDSDDEEVTKPEGEAVPKAEAEAESLKDKAEPLPSS; this is translated from the exons ATGAG CCGACACCCTGAAGTGAAGTGGGCTGAAAGGGAGGACAAGATCTATCTCACCGTGCTTCTGGCAGATGCGAAAGACCCTAAGGTCAATGTTGACCCTGATGGtacatttacattttctgccgcTGCTGGGACTGACAGTAACCTCTATGAACTCAAGTTGGAGCTACTTGATAAGATCAATGCAGAG GAGTGCAAGATAAACATAGGTGTGCGCAGCATCGTCTGTGTATTGGAGAAAGCTGAGAAGAAATGGTGGACAAAGTTGTTGCGTGGAAATGAGAAGACACCTCACTACGTGAAAGTAGATTGGGATAAATGGgtagatgaagatgatgatgctg GTGCACCGTCAGACTTAGATTTAGGTGGAATGGATTTCTCG AAATTTGGTGATATGGGTGGCATGGGAGgcatgggtggaatgggtggcATGGGTGGAATGGGCGGCATGGATATGAGTGCCTTGGCTGGAATGGGTGGCATGGGTGGAATGGGCGGCATGGATATGAGCGCCTTGGCTGGAATGGGTGGCATGGGCGGAATGGGTGGCATCGGAGATGATGCTATGGGAAATGACTTCGAAGACAGTGATGATGAAG AGGTGACAAAACCAGAGGGGGAGGCAGTTCCCAAGGCAGAAGCAGAAGCAGAATCATTGAAGGATAAAGCAGAACCCTTGCCGAGCTCATGA
- the LOC121793467 gene encoding uncharacterized protein Os08g0359500-like, with amino-acid sequence MSRHPEVKWAEREDKIYLTVLLADAKDPKVNVDPDGTFTFSAAAGTDSNLYELKLELLDKINAEECKINIGVRSIVCVLEKAEKKWWTKLLRGNEKTPHYVKVDWDKWVDEDDDAGAPSDLDLGGMDFSKFGDMGGMGGMSGMGGMGGMDMSALAGMGGMGGMGGFGDGAMGNDFEDSDDEEVKKPEGEVVHKAEPESSKDKAEPLPSS; translated from the exons ATGAG CCGACACCCTGAAGTGAAGTGGGCTGAAAGGGAGGACAAGATCTATCTCACAGTGCTTCTGGCAGATGCGAAAGACCCTAAGGTCAATGTTGACCCTGATGGTACATTTACATTTTCAGCCGCTGCTGGGACTGACAGTAACCTCTATGAACTCAAGCTGGAGCTACTTGATAAGATCAATGCAGAG GAGTGCAAGATAAACATAGGTGTGCGCAGCATTGTCTGTGTATTGGAGAAAGCTGAGAAGAAATGGTGGACAAAGTTGTTGCGTGGAAATGAGAAGACACCTCACTACGTGAAAGTAGATTGGGATAAATGGgtagatgaagatgatgatgctg GTGCACCGTCGGACTTAGATTTAGGTGGAATGGATTTCTCA AAATTTGGTGATATGGGTGGCATGGGAGGAATGAGCGGCATGGGTGGAATGGGCGGCATGGATATGAGCGCCTTGGCTGGAATGGGTGGCATGGGCGGAATGGGTGGCTTCGGAGATGGTGCTATGGGAAATGACTTCGAAGACAGTGACGACGAAG AGGTGAAGAAACCAGAGGGGGAGGTTGTTCATAAGGCAGAACCAGAATCATCGAAGGATAAAGCAGAGCCCTTGCCGAGCTCATGA
- the LOC121793523 gene encoding 60S ribosomal protein L22-2-like, which translates to MSKVTAAAASKGGKKKGVTFVIDCTKPVEDKIMEIASLEKFLQERIKVGGKAGALGDSVTVSREKSKITVTADSAFSKRYLKYLTKKYLKKHNVRDWLRVISSNKDRNVYELRYFNIAEQEGEDED; encoded by the exons ATGAGCAAAGTCACGGCGGCTGCGGCGTCGAAGGGTGGGAAGAAGAAGGGGGTTACCTTCGTGATAGATTGCACGAAGCCGGTGGAGGACAAGATCATGGAGATCGCTTCGCTGGAGAAGTTTTTGCAGGAGAGAATTAAGGTCGGAGGCAAAGCTGGTGCCCTCGGTGATTCCGTTACTGTCAGCCGTGAGAAGAGCAAGATCACCGTCACAGCTGATTCCGCTTTCTCCAAAAG GTACTTGAAGTATTTGACAAAGAAATACTTGAAGAAGCACAATGTGAGGGATTGGCTTCGTGTGATTTCTTCTAACAAAGACAGAAACGTGTACGAACTGCGCTACTTCAACATTGCTGAGCAAGAGGGCGAGGACGAAGATTAA